A segment of the Anaerolineae bacterium genome:
TCCGGCGGGAGCTCCGCCATCGTCTTCCCCAGCGCCGGCATGTAGAAGACCGGGTCGTAGCCAAAGCCGTGTTCCCCGCGCGGTGTGTCAATGATCACGCCCTCGCATTCCCCTTCC
Coding sequences within it:
- a CDS encoding non-canonical purine NTP pyrophosphatase, which encodes EGECEGVIIDTPRGEHGFGYDPVFYMPALGKTMAELPPELKNRVSHRARALMRMKPILQALLERS